In the Halorubrum ruber genome, GGCCGGCGGGTCCGCCGCCGACGATTACGACGTTCGTCATGTGCGCGTCTACGCCGGCCGGCGCATAAGGGTTGGCGGAAGCGGGGATCGGTAAGCGCCGAGCGCGTCTCGCTGTCGGCCTGCCCCGGCCGACGCGCGACCGGTTGGCCCCACCTCGACCGAGCAGAAGGTATTTGCGCCGACCCTCGAAGGGTGGCGTGTAATGAACGGCCGGTCGCGGAACGGGTCGACGCGGGGGTCGCTCGGGAGGGACGGGCTCGGTCTCGCGATCCGCGCGTCCGCGTCGCAGTCGCGCTCGCGATGGCGGCCGGCGTCGTCCTCGTCGCGGTCGCGGCCGGGGCCGCCGGCGTCGCGGCCGCCGACCCCGCCGCGGGGTCGGTCCACGACGGATCTCCCTCGACGACCGATCGGAGCGGGTCACCGCTGGACGGGGAGAACGGAACGGTCGAACTCGTGGTGCGGTTCGACTCGGTCGAGGACCCCGCGGCGCTCGGCGCGACGGAGGGCGTTCCCGCGACGGGCGCGAACGCGAGCGCGACCGTCGCCGACCTGCGCGACCACGCCGCCGCCGAGCAGGCGGCCTTCGAGTCGTTCGCGGCCTCGCGGCCCGGCGTCACGGTGGAACGTGAGTTCTGGCTGGCGAACGCGCTGCTCGTCACCGTCGACGCGGGGCGCGTGACGGCGGCCGATCTGCGCGCGGTCGAGAACGTCGCCCGGATCCACGAGAACGTCGTTATCGAGCCGATCGAGGCCGACGCCGAGTCGGGGGGCGATGCGACTGCGAACCCACAGCTCGGCGCCGACCCGAGCGGTCGGGCCGTGGCCGGTGTGCGGCGGATCGGCGCGCCGACCGCGTGGAGTGAGTTCGACACGCGGGGCGCGGGTGCGACCGTCGCGGTCGTCGACACTGGGGTCGACCCGGACCACCGAGACATCGACCTCGCGGGGTGGGCGTCGTTCGACGAGAACGGGACGCTCGTGAGCGACGACGTCGCGGACGCGAGCGACCCGGACGGCCACGGGACCCACGTCGCGGGGACGGCGACGGGCGGGAACGCCTCCGGGACGTACATCGGCGTCGCGCCCGAGGCGAGCCTCTACGGGCTCGACGCGTTCGACGAGAACGGGACGGCGACGTTCGCGGCGGTCGTCGCGTCGATGGAACACGCGACGACCGCGGCCGACGCCGACGTGCTCCAGCTGAGCCTCGGCGCGAACGGCACGTTCCGCGGGTTCGTCGGGCCGGTCAGGAACGCCCGCGCGACGGGGACGGTCGTCGTCGCCGCCGTCGGCAACGAGGGCCCGAACGCCTCCTCGTCGCCCGCCAACGCGTACGACGCGGTCGCCGTCGGCGCGGTCGACGAGGAGCGACGGGTCCCGCCGTTCTCGGGCGGCCAGCGGATAAACGCAAGCGACGCCTTCGGCGAGCATCCGGCAGACTGGCCGGCGACGTACGTCGTCCCCGACGTGACCGCACCGGGTGTCCGGATCGCCAGCGCCGCCGCCGGCACGCGTGAGAGCTACGTATTCCGACAGGGGACGAGCATGGCCGCACCGCACGTGAGCGGGGTCGCGGCGCTCGCGGTGGCAGCGACCGACGGTCGCGTCGCGGCCCCCGCGATCGAGTCGGCGCTCGTCGACACCGCGGTCCACCCCGAGAACGCGACGGCGCCCGACGCCCGGTACGGCCACGGGGTCGTCGACGCGCCGGCCGCCGTGGGGGCCGCCGTCGAGGCGGCGCCGCCGGAGTCGGTCGCGAGCGACGCGAACGGGACCGAGACGAACGAGACCGAACCGAACGACTCCGAGACGGAGGAGACCGACAGATCGAGCGACGGCACCGACGACGGGGCGCCCGGATTCGGCGCCGTCGCCGCGGTCGTCGCCGTCGCGTTCGCGAGCCTGACCGCGGTCGCTCGCGCCGGGAGAGAGTGAGGCCGAGGTCGTCGACGGCCTCGACGAACTCGGGAGCGGTCACTCCGCGAAGTCGCTGAGCGAACCGCTCCCGTCGTCGTCGCCGTCGTCGCCCGTGTCCTCGTCGTCGCCGTCGCTCGCGCTCGTTCCGGTGGCGTCCTTCTCGCTCGGACCCTCGCCGTCCGACTCCGACTCACCCCACGGGTCGTCTGGGTCGACCGGTTCGACAGCGCGGTCGAGCTCGTCGGCGTCGTACTCGGTCTCCTCGTCGAGTATCATCGCGAGGCGCTGCCAGCGCGCGCTCTGCTCGTCTTCGCCCTCCGGTCCGACGCGGGCCCCGTGCGTCTTGAAGAATCGGGTGCCGCGCCCGCGCTTCGACCCCTCACCGGTGTGGCCGTCAAAGACGGCGTCGAACTTTCCGTCCGGTTCGAGGTCGCCGACGGGGAAGTCGTGTGCCGGCTCCTCGCCGCGCTCGCGGGCCTCGGCCCGGATTTCGGCCACCGCGGAGAAGTAGGCGTCCGCGTTCGACGCCTCGCGGGTCGAGCGGGCGCGGGCGGCCGCGAGCGCGGCGTGGATCGCGCAGAGGCGGCCCTTCCATTCGGCCGGCTCCCAGCGCTCGGTGGCGAGCTCCTCGTAGCGCTCGATCAGGAGCGCGACCTCGTCGCCCGCGCGGAGGTCCTCGACGACGTAGAGGTTGAGCCGGTCCCAGAGGTTCCAGGCGTACCCGGAGCGGGCCAGCTCCCACGCAGCCCACGCCGCGACCTCCTCGTCGGAGCGCCGGACCGCCTTCTGGAGGAGGCTGGAGACGACGTAGCGGCTGTACCCGCCGTCGGTCTCGTTGGCCTCCTTCTCCTCGCCAAAGTCGTTCTCGCCCGTCGCGTCCGGCGTCGTCTCGGTCTCGAGGCTCCCGTCCGACCCGAACGTCGCCTGTCTGTCGTCGCCGTCGGCCATGTCCCCGCTCCCGCCGCGAGCGACTTAACTGCCGCGCGGCGAGGCGGTCCGGTCGCGACGCGAGCGGCGTTCGAGTCCGGCGATCGGGGCCGCGGTACGGCGGATCACACCGGTTCTGAAAGGGAACCCTTAAGTCGAATCCGGCGGCTATGTTTTGGTAACCGCCCTTAGCTCAGCTTGGTAGAGCAGTCGACTGTAGATCGACTTGTCCCCCGTTCAATTCGGGGAGGGCGGACTGAACCTCAGCAACCGTGAGCGACAGCGAGCGGTTGCTGACCGAGAGGGACGACCGACCCGAATTGAGCAGACGAGTCACAGCCCGGAACGGCGAGCGAAGCGAGCCGCACGCCCGGACTGTCTCGGCGAGTTCAATTCGGGGAGGGCAGATGGCAGCTTCTTGCCGATTCCGGGTAGAACCCAGAACCGGCTATTTCAGTCCGTAGAAGATGTGAGCCGTTAGGCCACGTTTTCAGAAGATGCCCCGAAAAATCGGAGTTCAACAAGGTTCGTAACGCCCCCGACGCGGTCGTGCGAATTTCGAAGTGGACGGGGTGAATCATGAGCACTCGTCGCGACAGCGACGAGACGGTCGACATCGAGATCGACGTCGAAGCCGCGGAGAGCAGAGGTGACCGCGATACGTGACCTCCGCTGCCGGCTGTTCGGCCACGACTGGGTCCGGACGCTCGTCGAGACGACCGACGACGTTCAGCGGAGGCGGACCACGACCTGCCCGCGGTGCGGGACTGCGACCGCGTTCGTCGACGGCGACCGCGACGGCGACGGGGTGGCCGATGCGTAACGACGCGACGGTCCAGGGCGCGGCGCCGAACGTCGACCTCCGCGGGAAGCGCGACGTCGAGGACGCGGCTGACCGCCGTCGACACCGCATCTATGAGGTGACGTGCCTGTCGTGCGACCATAGCGAGCGGATCCACGTCGAGCCGGGCGAGACGCGGTTCGTCGGCCATGACGAGCAGAACGCGGCACACGTCGTCGAGTACGTGAGGAAAGAATGAACCAGTCTGTTATTTATTTACGAGACTATTCGCTTGAGGAGAGGAGAACCAACGTAGAGCAAATAGCCAAAGAAGAATGCAGACAGCCCGACCGATGCGATCTGTGCGGCCGGATGGCTAATTGCTGTAGAGAAGACTACCGACCCCAAGGCGATCACAAGGAAAAGGAAAAGCCGCCGAAGACGGGAAGCAGTATTCCGAATCTCGGACCGGCTCATTCCAGTGGTTGTCATTGGTGTAGGGGAACGGCTCTGTATCAGTTCTCTGTGTCGGGCTCAACCGTCTGTACCTCATCGTCATTTTCCTGTGAACCTAAATCTTGCCCAGAGTCTCT is a window encoding:
- a CDS encoding S8 family serine peptidase; translation: MAAGVVLVAVAAGAAGVAAADPAAGSVHDGSPSTTDRSGSPLDGENGTVELVVRFDSVEDPAALGATEGVPATGANASATVADLRDHAAAEQAAFESFAASRPGVTVEREFWLANALLVTVDAGRVTAADLRAVENVARIHENVVIEPIEADAESGGDATANPQLGADPSGRAVAGVRRIGAPTAWSEFDTRGAGATVAVVDTGVDPDHRDIDLAGWASFDENGTLVSDDVADASDPDGHGTHVAGTATGGNASGTYIGVAPEASLYGLDAFDENGTATFAAVVASMEHATTAADADVLQLSLGANGTFRGFVGPVRNARATGTVVVAAVGNEGPNASSSPANAYDAVAVGAVDEERRVPPFSGGQRINASDAFGEHPADWPATYVVPDVTAPGVRIASAAAGTRESYVFRQGTSMAAPHVSGVAALAVAATDGRVAAPAIESALVDTAVHPENATAPDARYGHGVVDAPAAVGAAVEAAPPESVASDANGTETNETEPNDSETEETDRSSDGTDDGAPGFGAVAAVVAVAFASLTAVARAGRE